In Treponema vincentii, a single window of DNA contains:
- the aroC gene encoding chorismate synthase → MAGNTFGTIFTVTTFGESHGAAIGIVVDGCPAGIPLELEDFTAAFNTARPSGTFETARREPNIPEILSGVFEGKTLGTPIAVLLRNTDARPHDYEALKDLYRPGHADFAYEAKYRRRDWRGGGRASGREAAARIAAGVIAKKVLTHCSPLYSAQYTACKADGKPLDGTSADGENRLQHGAILPITIETSAIEIAGIPCNPISATDELPSEIHSKLASIKQAGDSAGAIVQCTVRNVPAGLGEPVFDKLEAELAKAVLSIGSVKGIAFGAGFQLARMSGSEANALDKNHHGGIAGGISDGKDIVFQAVIKPVPSIAQEQIMETASGDRISHAITGRHDVCLYRRIMPVIDAMVAIVLADMMLRQGAAQILKV, encoded by the coding sequence ATGGCAGGAAATACATTCGGAACGATCTTTACAGTTACTACCTTCGGCGAAAGCCACGGAGCCGCAATCGGCATTGTCGTGGACGGCTGCCCCGCCGGTATTCCGCTGGAGCTTGAAGATTTTACTGCTGCGTTTAATACGGCACGGCCTTCGGGTACTTTTGAAACCGCGCGGCGGGAACCGAATATACCCGAAATCCTTTCCGGCGTATTTGAAGGCAAAACCCTCGGAACGCCGATTGCGGTGCTTTTGCGCAATACCGATGCGCGTCCGCATGACTACGAAGCACTAAAAGACCTATACCGTCCCGGTCATGCGGATTTTGCCTACGAGGCAAAATACCGCCGCCGCGACTGGCGCGGCGGCGGACGCGCATCGGGGCGTGAAGCCGCTGCACGGATTGCCGCAGGCGTTATCGCAAAGAAAGTGTTGACACATTGTTCACCACTGTATTCTGCGCAGTATACGGCGTGCAAGGCTGACGGTAAACCGTTGGACGGCACATCCGCTGACGGAGAAAACCGCCTGCAGCATGGGGCTATCCTCCCAATCACTATAGAAACCTCAGCAATAGAAATTGCAGGCATCCCCTGTAACCCAATCTCCGCAACGGATGAACTCCCTTCGGAAATACATAGTAAACTCGCTTCGATTAAGCAGGCAGGCGATTCCGCCGGTGCTATTGTGCAGTGCACGGTACGGAATGTTCCTGCCGGTCTCGGTGAACCGGTCTTTGATAAGCTTGAAGCGGAACTCGCAAAGGCGGTGCTCTCCATCGGCAGCGTTAAGGGTATTGCATTCGGGGCTGGCTTTCAGCTGGCACGTATGTCCGGTTCGGAAGCAAACGCTCTCGATAAAAATCATCACGGGGGAATTGCCGGCGGCATATCCGACGGAAAAGACATTGTGTTTCAGGCAGTCATAAAACCGGTGCCTTCAATCGCTCAAGAACAGATAATGGAAACTGCAAGCGGAGACCGCATAAGTCATGCTATTACGGGACGGCATGATGTCTGCCTCTATCGGCGGATCATGCCTGTTATCGATGCGATGGTTGCCATTGTGCTTGCGGATATGATGCTTCGGCAAGGAGCAGCTCAAATCTTAAAAGTTTAA